A region from the Spirochaetae bacterium HGW-Spirochaetae-1 genome encodes:
- a CDS encoding alcohol dehydrogenase, translating to MIMPDFYDFCCRVRTVSGNKALEEIPGLLAGMNSRRPLIITDKGVEAVGLINVLKKALGKKLSIGAVFDKVPVDSDYKIVDEAAALYRSKKCDSIIAVGGGSVIDTAKGVNIVASLGGKSLLQYQGAGTVRQKLNPMAIIPTTAGTGSEMTLVAVIADTDRHIKMLFVSYFLLPDLAILDPRMTATLPDFLTAATAMDAMTHACEAYYCMEKNPMSDSFALGAIELISRNLLRVMKNPGDMDGRLALASASTMAGGAFSNSMVGLVHNLGHTIGALCHVPHGNCMSILLPYGFEYNLHRRAAIIGELLFPLAGPEVYAKTPKKDRPEKVIEHIRQMNQDLHDVTGGRHPRFLKEIKNRQGDPMVPRSMLPDIAAAMMMDGARMHNPEEILPDDALMVLEHAWEGTPLDRKKVKKG from the coding sequence ATGATAATGCCGGATTTTTACGATTTCTGCTGCCGTGTCAGAACAGTTTCAGGGAACAAGGCCCTGGAAGAAATACCGGGCCTCCTGGCAGGAATGAATTCCCGCCGCCCTTTGATCATCACCGATAAGGGAGTGGAAGCAGTCGGGCTCATCAATGTGTTAAAAAAAGCCCTGGGGAAAAAGCTGTCTATCGGCGCCGTCTTCGATAAAGTACCCGTTGATTCCGACTATAAAATTGTCGATGAGGCTGCCGCACTTTACCGTTCAAAAAAATGCGATTCCATAATAGCCGTGGGAGGCGGTTCGGTCATCGATACCGCAAAAGGTGTGAACATAGTGGCGTCTCTGGGAGGCAAGAGCCTGCTTCAATACCAGGGCGCGGGAACCGTGCGACAGAAACTCAATCCCATGGCCATAATTCCCACCACGGCCGGTACCGGTTCGGAAATGACCCTGGTTGCCGTTATTGCCGACACTGACCGGCATATTAAAATGCTTTTCGTGTCCTATTTTCTGCTTCCGGACCTGGCCATACTGGACCCGCGCATGACCGCAACCCTCCCTGATTTTCTCACGGCCGCAACGGCCATGGATGCCATGACCCATGCCTGCGAGGCCTATTACTGTATGGAAAAGAACCCCATGAGCGACTCCTTTGCTCTCGGGGCTATTGAATTGATAAGCAGAAATCTTCTCAGGGTAATGAAAAACCCGGGAGACATGGATGGAAGACTGGCCCTGGCCAGCGCTTCAACCATGGCCGGCGGCGCCTTTTCAAACTCTATGGTAGGGCTCGTACACAACCTGGGGCATACAATCGGCGCCCTGTGTCATGTTCCCCACGGTAACTGTATGAGCATACTTCTTCCCTATGGTTTCGAATATAACCTGCACCGCAGGGCCGCAATCATCGGCGAGCTGCTCTTTCCCCTTGCAGGCCCGGAGGTATATGCTAAAACCCCCAAAAAGGACCGACCGGAAAAGGTCATTGAACACATCCGGCAGATGAACCAGGATCTCCACGATGTAACGGGTGGACGGCATCCGCGCTTTTTAAAAGAAATAAAAAACCGCCAGGGTGATCCCATGGTTCCCCGTTCCATGCTCCCTGACATTGCCGCGGCAATGATGATGGACGGTGCAAGGATGCACAATCCCGAGGAGATACTGCCCGATGATGCGCTCATGGTCCTGGAGCACGCCTGGGAGGGAACTCCCCTGGATAGGAAAAAAGTTAAAAAAGGATAA
- a CDS encoding alpha/beta hydrolase, translating to MALIKGLKKLLFPLLATGLLFSACTSMGAKTIPMAELEKKYFYNNSKWIEVDGIKVHYIDEGSGPVLVLLHGVCASLHTWDGWAKELKGQYRIIRFDNMGFGLTGPSKNPRYEIDNYIRFLDKFTTVLNLKHFTIVGNSLGGYISWNYALAYPEKVDKMLLIDTVGYNQEVPGLMKLACFPIMRPIVRHIMPRYFLDKAVKEVYGDKTRITPELQARYFELAMREGNKNAWVDIFMVMKAQSKSKTLSLKIKDIAVPTMVMWGGKDEWVPVSQVENWKKDLPSARYAVFDKAGHVGMEEIPVETAREARLFFEGKESGMPK from the coding sequence ATGGCATTAATAAAAGGATTAAAAAAGCTTCTTTTCCCGCTACTGGCCACGGGCCTGTTGTTCAGCGCCTGCACCTCCATGGGCGCGAAAACTATACCAATGGCGGAGCTGGAAAAGAAGTATTTTTATAACAACTCGAAATGGATTGAAGTCGACGGCATCAAAGTCCACTACATTGACGAAGGCAGCGGACCGGTACTGGTGCTGCTCCATGGTGTATGCGCCTCACTGCATACCTGGGACGGCTGGGCAAAGGAACTAAAAGGACAATACCGCATTATCCGCTTCGATAATATGGGATTCGGCCTCACTGGCCCGTCAAAAAATCCCCGCTATGAGATCGATAATTATATCCGGTTTCTCGACAAATTCACGACGGTCCTGAACCTGAAACATTTTACGATCGTTGGGAACAGCCTCGGTGGATATATCTCCTGGAACTACGCATTGGCCTATCCGGAAAAAGTGGACAAAATGCTTCTCATCGACACCGTCGGTTACAATCAGGAAGTGCCGGGGCTCATGAAGCTGGCCTGCTTTCCCATCATGAGACCCATTGTGCGACACATCATGCCTCGTTATTTCCTCGACAAGGCTGTAAAAGAAGTTTACGGCGATAAAACCAGGATAACACCGGAGCTCCAGGCTCGTTATTTCGAACTGGCCATGCGCGAAGGCAATAAAAACGCCTGGGTTGATATCTTCATGGTCATGAAGGCGCAGTCAAAAAGTAAAACGCTGTCTCTAAAAATAAAAGACATTGCAGTTCCAACTATGGTCATGTGGGGCGGCAAGGATGAATGGGTTCCCGTGAGCCAGGTTGAGAACTGGAAAAAGGATCTTCCCTCGGCACGATATGCAGTATTTGACAAGGCAGGGCATGTCGGGATGGAAGAGATCCCCGTGGAAACGGCCCGCGAGGCACGTCTTTTTTTCGAAGGAAAGGAATCAGGCATGCCGAAATAA
- a CDS encoding N-acetylneuraminate synthase codes for MLDTIIGKKDNRRCIFIAEIGLNHNGDMEVARAMIEAAAAAGADAVKFQTIVPQQLNSIYTTALLESGREDFTDESPWHFFEKFTLTGEEYAELQKLSRDLGLVFFSSPFDELSVELLETLDVSLYKIASSEVTNLPLIKKIAKTGKPAILSTGISQERDITDAINVFRKNSGGELILLHCVSLYPLEPAQANLMRIVRLRERFSLDVGFSDHSRDAKAMVAAAALGARIFEKHFTIDSAYDCPDKDVSVTPEQFARMIESVEECVDMLGSGAIGYGEHEKGVARAARRSLFARRFIAKGAVIKEEDLVSFRPGVGIAPNEAGLVIGRTASTDIKKDFLIRREYLV; via the coding sequence ATGCTGGATACGATTATTGGAAAAAAAGATAATAGAAGGTGTATTTTTATCGCCGAAATCGGGCTCAATCATAACGGTGATATGGAAGTTGCGCGGGCCATGATTGAAGCGGCTGCTGCGGCTGGAGCCGATGCGGTTAAATTTCAGACTATAGTGCCGCAGCAGCTCAATTCGATATATACAACGGCATTGCTTGAAAGCGGCAGGGAGGATTTTACCGATGAATCCCCATGGCATTTTTTCGAAAAGTTTACCCTGACCGGGGAGGAGTACGCAGAGTTGCAAAAATTGTCCCGTGACCTGGGGCTGGTTTTCTTTTCATCCCCCTTTGATGAATTGTCGGTGGAACTTCTCGAGACACTCGATGTTTCCCTGTATAAGATTGCATCGTCGGAGGTGACAAATCTGCCGCTGATTAAAAAGATTGCAAAAACCGGTAAACCGGCCATTCTCTCCACGGGGATTTCCCAGGAACGTGATATAACCGATGCCATTAATGTATTCAGAAAAAACAGCGGCGGGGAACTCATTCTCCTGCACTGTGTTTCCCTGTATCCCCTGGAACCGGCACAGGCAAACCTTATGAGGATAGTCCGTCTCAGGGAAAGGTTTTCGCTTGATGTGGGATTTTCCGATCATTCCCGCGACGCAAAGGCCATGGTTGCTGCGGCGGCACTGGGCGCCAGGATATTTGAAAAACATTTTACGATTGACAGCGCATATGATTGTCCCGATAAGGATGTATCGGTCACACCGGAGCAATTTGCCCGCATGATTGAATCCGTGGAAGAGTGCGTTGACATGCTGGGGTCGGGAGCAATAGGATACGGTGAGCATGAAAAGGGTGTGGCCCGGGCCGCCCGGAGAAGTCTTTTCGCGCGCCGATTTATTGCAAAGGGTGCTGTTATTAAAGAGGAAGACCTCGTTTCTTTCAGGCCCGGTGTCGGCATCGCCCCCAATGAGGCGGGACTGGTGATCGGAAGAACAGCCTCCACCGACATTAAAAAGGATTTTCTTATACGAAGAGAATATTTAGTTTAA
- the glpK gene encoding glycerol kinase, which produces MDKKFIISIDLGTTGNRVFCFDETGHPISSEYKEFTQHFPKPGWVEHDAEEIWKSVLELIPTAIEKGGLDSRNALAIGITNQRETVVLWDKTTGKPIYNAIVWQCRRTADICNQLKNSGYEKNFREKTGLVIDAYFSGTKIKWMLDNVMGARDLAKKGKLLFGTIDTWILWNLTAGKSHKTDYTNASRTLIFDIKKKKWSKELTEILNIPVNILPEVNDSASHFGETKDVKGLPDGVVIGGIAGDQQSAMVGQNCVFEGTMKNTYGTGCFVLINNGNNFTISQNGLLTTLACDNKGKPVYALEGSIFIGGAVIQWLRDYMKFFHSSTESEGMATSLFNKEDEVVLIPAFVGLGAPYWKMDARGAIFGLTRDTTREQIVKAALKSIAFQSMDVITAMQNDTGKKIRELRVDGGATQNNFLMQFQADILGIPVLLPEIIESTALGAAYLAGITAGVFGNVDEVAHKNKISSKFEPVMNEAAINREVMLWREAIKRLL; this is translated from the coding sequence ATGGACAAAAAATTTATAATTTCCATTGATCTGGGCACCACCGGTAACCGTGTTTTCTGTTTTGACGAAACAGGCCACCCCATTTCCAGTGAATACAAGGAATTCACCCAACATTTTCCCAAACCAGGATGGGTCGAACACGATGCAGAAGAAATATGGAAGTCCGTATTGGAACTGATACCTACGGCTATAGAAAAGGGCGGACTGGATTCCCGAAACGCCCTTGCCATTGGTATAACCAATCAGAGAGAAACGGTTGTTTTATGGGACAAAACCACGGGAAAACCCATCTATAATGCTATTGTCTGGCAGTGCAGGAGAACGGCTGATATCTGCAACCAGCTGAAAAATTCCGGATATGAAAAAAATTTCCGGGAGAAAACAGGGCTGGTCATCGACGCTTATTTTTCCGGTACCAAGATAAAATGGATGCTCGACAATGTCATGGGAGCCAGGGACCTGGCTAAAAAGGGAAAGCTTCTCTTCGGCACCATCGATACGTGGATATTATGGAATCTGACAGCGGGGAAATCCCACAAAACAGATTATACCAATGCGTCCCGTACGCTTATTTTCGACATCAAAAAGAAAAAATGGTCGAAGGAACTTACGGAAATTCTGAATATTCCCGTAAACATACTGCCCGAAGTGAATGATTCAGCCTCGCATTTTGGCGAAACAAAAGACGTCAAAGGCCTGCCCGACGGTGTTGTCATTGGAGGAATTGCCGGCGACCAGCAATCCGCCATGGTGGGACAAAACTGTGTTTTTGAAGGCACCATGAAAAACACCTATGGCACTGGATGCTTTGTGCTTATTAACAACGGAAACAATTTCACCATTTCCCAGAACGGACTCCTCACGACACTGGCCTGCGACAACAAGGGAAAACCGGTCTATGCCCTGGAGGGATCAATATTCATCGGCGGCGCGGTCATTCAGTGGCTACGGGATTACATGAAATTTTTCCACAGCAGTACTGAATCGGAGGGCATGGCCACCTCGCTCTTCAACAAGGAAGACGAAGTGGTTCTCATTCCAGCCTTTGTGGGACTGGGGGCTCCCTACTGGAAAATGGATGCCCGGGGCGCAATTTTCGGACTCACAAGGGACACGACACGGGAGCAAATCGTGAAGGCAGCCCTGAAGTCCATAGCCTTCCAGTCCATGGATGTTATCACGGCAATGCAGAACGACACGGGAAAAAAGATAAGGGAATTGCGCGTCGATGGCGGAGCGACCCAGAATAATTTCCTCATGCAGTTCCAGGCCGATATACTGGGAATTCCCGTGCTTCTTCCGGAAATAATTGAATCAACCGCCCTGGGAGCGGCGTACCTGGCAGGAATCACGGCGGGGGTATTCGGCAATGTGGATGAAGTGGCTCATAAAAACAAAATATCCTCTAAATTCGAACCGGTCATGAACGAAGCGGCAATTAATCGTGAAGTCATGCTCTGGCGTGAGGCGATCAAACGATTGCTATAA
- a CDS encoding branched chain amino acid aminotransferase yields MSKTIDKANLDWANLSFEYIKTDFNIRYTNKDGKWSQGELSSDEFVQLHMAAPSLHYGQQAFEGLKAFTTKQGKIVIFRPDQNGLRLKKSCQRIYMPIVEQDLFLDAVRKTVRANARFVPPYGTGASLYIRPLIIGTGARVGLGPASEYLFLVLATPVGPYYKGGFAPVKALVVEEYDRAAPLGVGDCKVGGNYAAGLSGGQFGKDKGFPVVLYLDSREKKYIDEFSTSNFIAIKGNTYITPESRSILPSITNDSLSVIAADMGMKVERRPVEAAELGEFDEVGAVGTAAVITPVSHIKFRNHDFVYGDGKSVGPVITELYNRLTNIQTGDLEDKHGWLDVVEL; encoded by the coding sequence ATGAGTAAAACAATTGATAAAGCGAATCTTGATTGGGCAAATTTGTCCTTTGAATATATAAAAACCGATTTTAATATCCGTTACACGAACAAGGATGGAAAATGGTCGCAGGGAGAGCTCTCCAGCGATGAATTCGTACAGCTGCATATGGCAGCGCCCTCACTGCACTATGGACAACAAGCCTTTGAGGGATTGAAAGCCTTTACGACAAAACAGGGGAAGATAGTCATTTTCAGACCGGACCAGAATGGGCTTCGATTGAAAAAGAGCTGCCAGAGAATATATATGCCCATTGTTGAGCAGGATCTTTTTCTTGATGCTGTAAGGAAAACAGTGAGGGCCAACGCACGTTTTGTACCACCCTACGGAACCGGCGCAAGCCTGTATATCCGGCCGCTCATCATTGGTACGGGCGCAAGGGTAGGCCTGGGACCTGCATCGGAATATTTGTTCCTGGTTCTGGCGACTCCCGTGGGTCCCTATTACAAGGGCGGATTCGCGCCGGTAAAGGCCCTCGTTGTTGAAGAGTATGACAGGGCTGCTCCTCTGGGTGTGGGGGATTGTAAAGTGGGGGGCAACTACGCCGCCGGTCTTTCGGGGGGGCAGTTTGGCAAGGACAAAGGATTTCCCGTGGTATTGTATCTCGATTCCCGGGAAAAGAAATATATCGATGAATTCAGCACATCAAATTTTATTGCCATAAAGGGAAACACGTATATAACACCCGAGTCCCGTTCCATTCTTCCCAGTATTACCAATGACAGCCTCTCGGTGATAGCCGCTGATATGGGAATGAAGGTGGAGCGCCGACCCGTTGAAGCGGCGGAGCTGGGAGAATTCGATGAGGTGGGAGCTGTGGGAACCGCTGCCGTTATTACACCGGTAAGTCATATTAAATTCAGAAATCATGATTTTGTGTACGGCGACGGTAAATCGGTGGGCCCGGTTATTACTGAACTCTACAACAGGCTTACTAATATACAAACCGGTGATCTGGAAGATAAACACGGCTGGCTCGATGTAGTCGAACTGTGA
- the argH gene encoding argininosuccinate lyase: MKKGPDDKKKLWGGRFNTSSSDITERLSVSIHFDSRLYKQDIRGSIAHAGMLARIGILDEKELSSIIIGLREIEAEIDAGVFPFSVSLEDIHMNIESRLTEKIGEAGKKLHTARSRNDQIALDMRLYIRDETVEIRRLIIIFVEILLDVAGNNRDVLIPGYTHMQVAQPVRFSHHMLAYAWQLMRDIKRLKTAEESCSSLPLGAGAMSGVNYPNDREFIRKELGFSDLILNSMDAVSDRDFILDFLYFASVLGVHLSRFCEELVIWSTSEFNFIRLSDAVTTGSSIMPQKRNPDLAELIRGKTGRLNGNLVAMLTVLKGLPMTYNRDLQEDKEPLFDSIDTVKLSLEGMSAMLGTMTINRDKMRRAVFSNFSTATDIADYLVKKGVPFRESHEIVGKIVRHCEETGKDFFSLAREDLTAFSSVIDDDITEIVNPESSTERKLSAGSTALKEVDRQIVLLKAEIENLKKHL, translated from the coding sequence ATGAAAAAGGGTCCTGATGACAAAAAAAAATTGTGGGGCGGCAGGTTTAATACTTCTTCATCGGATATTACTGAGCGTCTATCTGTCTCCATTCACTTTGATTCACGGCTGTATAAACAGGACATCCGCGGGTCCATAGCTCATGCCGGAATGCTGGCGAGAATCGGAATTCTTGATGAAAAAGAACTCTCGTCTATCATTATTGGACTGAGGGAAATCGAAGCGGAAATCGATGCGGGAGTATTCCCTTTCTCTGTTTCGCTCGAAGACATCCACATGAACATAGAGTCCCGCCTGACTGAAAAAATAGGCGAAGCCGGCAAGAAACTTCACACAGCCCGATCGCGGAATGATCAGATTGCCCTTGATATGCGTCTGTATATACGCGATGAGACAGTTGAAATCAGACGGCTCATCATTATTTTTGTTGAAATTCTGCTTGATGTGGCCGGGAATAACAGGGATGTACTCATACCAGGTTACACCCATATGCAGGTGGCGCAGCCTGTCCGGTTCAGTCATCACATGCTGGCCTATGCCTGGCAGCTTATGAGAGATATCAAAAGACTTAAAACAGCGGAAGAATCCTGTTCATCGCTACCCCTGGGAGCAGGAGCCATGTCGGGCGTTAACTATCCCAATGACCGGGAGTTTATCCGAAAAGAACTGGGTTTTAGTGATTTAATTCTCAACTCCATGGATGCCGTGAGCGATCGTGATTTTATCCTCGATTTTCTTTATTTTGCCTCGGTGCTTGGCGTGCATCTTTCCCGTTTCTGTGAAGAGCTGGTTATCTGGTCTACATCGGAATTCAATTTTATCCGTCTGTCCGATGCGGTAACGACCGGTTCCTCCATAATGCCGCAGAAACGCAATCCCGACCTTGCCGAGCTTATCCGGGGAAAAACCGGGAGGCTGAACGGAAACCTTGTGGCCATGCTTACCGTGCTCAAGGGCCTTCCCATGACCTATAACAGGGATTTGCAGGAGGACAAGGAACCGCTTTTTGATTCTATTGATACCGTAAAGCTTTCCCTGGAAGGCATGTCCGCCATGCTGGGAACCATGACGATAAACAGGGACAAAATGCGCCGGGCCGTGTTCAGCAATTTTTCCACGGCAACGGATATAGCCGACTACCTGGTGAAGAAAGGTGTTCCTTTCAGGGAATCACACGAGATCGTGGGGAAAATAGTCCGGCATTGTGAGGAGACAGGAAAAGATTTTTTCTCCCTCGCAAGAGAGGATCTGACGGCTTTTTCTTCCGTCATCGATGATGACATAACTGAAATTGTTAATCCCGAATCATCAACGGAACGCAAGCTTTCAGCGGGAAGCACTGCGTTGAAAGAAGTGGACAGGCAGATAGTTTTACTCAAGGCAGAGATAGAGAATCTGAAAAAACATTTATGA
- a CDS encoding flagellin: MRINHNMSAIFANRQMQNVAARLDKSIEKLASGEAINRAGDDASGLAVSEKMRTQINGLIQAEKNAQNGLSFVQVAEGSFQQVNDILQRIRQLSIQSANGIYSNSDRTQIQVEVSQLIEEIDRISTSAEFNRMKMLTGAFAKTSKVGSMFFHVGANSNQRIRVYISTIGAKALNLVDEASKKRSISTVGQANAMIGYVDIALEKLNRQRADLGAYYNRMENTISSLTRSYENMLAADSRVRDVDMAAQMVEYTKDQILIQTGVAMLAQANFKPKLVMKLLE, from the coding sequence ATGAGAATCAATCACAACATGAGCGCGATATTTGCGAACAGGCAAATGCAGAATGTCGCGGCGCGGCTGGATAAGTCTATCGAAAAGCTTGCTTCGGGCGAAGCAATAAACCGCGCTGGTGATGATGCTTCCGGACTGGCCGTGTCTGAGAAAATGAGGACACAGATTAACGGTCTGATCCAGGCTGAGAAAAATGCTCAGAACGGTCTGTCTTTTGTACAGGTCGCGGAAGGATCATTCCAGCAGGTTAACGATATTCTCCAGCGGATCCGACAATTGTCGATTCAGTCTGCTAATGGAATTTATTCCAATAGTGACAGAACACAGATCCAGGTGGAGGTGTCGCAGCTTATCGAAGAGATCGACCGCATCTCGACTTCTGCTGAATTCAACAGGATGAAAATGCTGACAGGAGCTTTCGCTAAAACTAGTAAAGTCGGCAGTATGTTCTTCCATGTTGGAGCCAACAGCAATCAGCGGATCAGGGTGTACATTTCCACCATTGGTGCGAAGGCCCTGAACCTCGTAGATGAGGCGAGTAAGAAGCGTTCTATTTCGACTGTAGGTCAGGCGAATGCCATGATTGGGTATGTTGATATAGCTCTTGAGAAGCTAAATCGACAGAGGGCAGATCTTGGCGCCTACTATAATCGGATGGAGAACACTATCAGTTCTCTGACCAGATCCTATGAAAATATGCTTGCTGCGGATTCCCGCGTGCGGGACGTGGATATGGCTGCTCAGATGGTTGAGTACACAAAGGACCAGATTCTCATTCAGACTGGTGTTGCGATGCTGGCTCAAGCGAATTTTAAGCCAAAGCTTGTAATGAAACTGTTGGAATGA
- a CDS encoding flagellin yields the protein MIINHNMSAINANRTLKFSQWGVQKNMEKLSSGERINKSGDDASGLAVSEKMRTQIQGLRQAERNTEDGMSFVQTAEGYLNQTAQIIQRVRVLAIQSANGIYSNRDRQLIQVEVSALVDEVDRIASQAEFNKFKVLTGEFSRVNPKASMWFHLGANQNQRERVYVGTMTAQAFRFRDATGKVAISLSSPGGANDAIGLLDNSLQILSKQRADLGAYYNRMDMTAKGLMVAYENIQAAESRIRDADMAEEMVEFVKNQVLVQSGTAMLSQANLQSQSALRLLNGSM from the coding sequence ATGATTATTAATCACAACATGAGTGCAATTAATGCAAACAGGACTTTGAAATTCTCTCAATGGGGCGTCCAGAAAAACATGGAAAAGCTTTCTTCCGGCGAGAGGATCAATAAGTCAGGAGATGATGCATCAGGTCTGGCCGTATCTGAAAAGATGCGTACCCAGATTCAGGGGCTCAGGCAGGCGGAAAGAAATACCGAAGACGGTATGTCTTTCGTCCAGACTGCTGAAGGTTATCTGAACCAGACGGCTCAGATTATTCAGCGGGTAAGGGTGCTTGCCATTCAGTCCGCAAACGGCATCTATTCCAACAGGGATAGGCAGCTGATTCAGGTTGAGGTGTCTGCTCTTGTTGATGAGGTTGACCGAATCGCCTCACAGGCCGAGTTTAACAAGTTTAAAGTGCTGACGGGAGAGTTTTCGAGAGTGAATCCCAAGGCCAGCATGTGGTTTCATCTTGGTGCAAACCAGAACCAGCGGGAACGCGTATACGTGGGAACGATGACCGCCCAGGCATTCAGATTCAGGGATGCCACGGGTAAGGTTGCGATCTCTCTTTCGTCTCCCGGTGGTGCGAATGATGCCATTGGCCTGCTGGATAACTCTTTGCAGATTCTTTCCAAGCAGAGAGCCGATTTAGGCGCATACTACAACCGGATGGATATGACCGCCAAAGGACTTATGGTGGCTTATGAAAACATCCAGGCAGCCGAGTCCAGGATCAGAGATGCTGACATGGCTGAGGAGATGGTTGAGTTTGTGAAAAATCAGGTGCTTGTACAGAGCGGAACAGCGATGCTCAGTCAGGCGAACCTGCAGTCGCAATCGGCACTGAGACTGTTAAACGGATCTATGTAG